One stretch of Solenopsis invicta isolate M01_SB chromosome 16, UNIL_Sinv_3.0, whole genome shotgun sequence DNA includes these proteins:
- the LOC105206761 gene encoding odorant receptor 22c-like produces the protein MAWNKDVAYAMTPAKLFTLPLGVWPLQKYNTFALVRVLVCGFLMSSNMITLFLEINFGTSDAYAKVDALMLMSCNILCVLKLIMYRFYADNLIHNFSSAVKDYLAIDNEWKRIIMRRHAFMGRIFCYVCVLTTYVCSLIWSLMPIIADDGEDIQVNVTIKNQVSELPLPVTFLGDPDIPTGIYFAIVTMQLFILMLTGTSNCGNDSLVFAITFHICGQLELLKTEFNKYGTTDKDVNKNFSVLASRYDYLMENAKLLTDVISFVLLVNLLFNCLIISLLGFQFILAMKINDAVMMIKSLAVMLSLMFQLFFYSFVGDYLKCQIEDIADSIYTSTWYRLPTKLMKNVLFVMVRSQQPVQLLAGNFFVVNIKTFMNILKTSLSYLSVLRVMMDS, from the exons ATGGCATGGAATAAGGATGTCGCTTATGCTATGACTCCGGCCAAACTCTTCACTTTACCACTAGGCGTTTGGCCGTTGcagaaatataatacatttgcTTTAGTCCGTGTTCTTGTGTGCGGCTTCCTTATG AGCTCGAATATGATCACGTTGTTCCTCGAAATCAATTTCGGTACCAGCGATGCTTATGCGAAAGTTGATGCTCTTATGCTTATGTCTTGCAACATTCTCTGTGTACTGAAGCTAATAATGTACCGTTTCTACGCCGACAATCTGATTCATAATTTCTCTTCTGCTGTGAAAGATTATCTTGCGATCGACAACGAATGGAAGCGCATCATCATGAGACGACACGCATTTATGGGAAGAATATTTTGCTACGTTTGCGTACTTACAACTTATGTGTGTTCATTAATTTGGTCACTAATGCCTATAATAGCAGACGATGGTGAGGATATCCAAGTAAATGTAACCATCAAGAATCAAGTTTCAGAATTACCCCTGCCCGTAACATTTTTAGGAGACCCTGATATCCCTACGGgcatatattttgcaattgttaCAATGCAATTATTCATATTGATGCTAACTGGTACCAGCAATTGTG GTAATGATTCACTTGTCTTCGCTATCACATTTCATATTTGTGGTCAATTGGAACTTCTAAAAACTGAGTTTAATAAATACGGCACGACAGATAAAGACgtaaataagaatttttcagTATTAGCATCAAGATATGATTATTTAATGGAAAATGCAAAACTTCTAACAGATGTAATAAGTTTTGTTTTGCTTGTAAATCTGCTGTTTAATTGTCTCATTATTAGTTTGCtcg gtTTTCAATTTATCTTggcaatgaaaataaatgatgCAGTAATGATGATTAAAAGCTTAGCAGTGATGCTCTCTTTGATGTTTCAATTgttcttttatagtttcgtGGGCGATTATCTAAAGTGTCAAATAGAAGACATAGCAGATTCGATTTACACTAGTACTTGGTACCGCTTGCCAACTAAACTGATGAAAAACGTCTTGTTCGTCATGGTGCGATCGCAGCAACCAGTTCAGCTGTTAGCTGGCAACTTTTTCGTTGTaaacattaaaacttttatgaACATATTAAAAACCTCGCTGTCGTATTTGTCCGTTCTACGAGTAATGATGGATTCGTAA
- the LOC113003171 gene encoding odorant receptor 9a-like → MSQNDDLAYAMTIYKFLTLPLGVWPLQKYNTFSLVRSIICGFSITVMLITLLIEINFGSDDVYLKLDALMLIICNSLAVTKLLAFRLYADNLTRNYSSAVNDYLTIDTKEKRTIMRRHAFLGRMICYSILFFAYLGSITFIFTPMFAGDSENIQVNVTAKNKISELPVPVTFLGELCLPTSVYVVISTVQVFIMILTSTSNCGNDSLYFAITLHVCGQIKILKIEFLKYGMKSKNLNEDFSILVLRHRYLIKHAEYLADAISSVLLIQLLLSCIIISLVGFQLIWALKMNDAVIIIKTTSVLSALLLQLFFYSCVGDYLKCQTEEIANSIYSCNWYNLPTKLIRNVLFVIMRSQQPVQLLAGRCFVVNIKTYMTILKSSLSYLSVLRVMMNT, encoded by the exons ATGTCGCAGAACGACGatctggcatatgccatgacgATCTATAAATTCTTAACTCTGCCATTAGGCGTTTGGCCcctgcaaaaatataatacattttctttgGTCCGTTCTATCATATGTGGTTTTAGCATA ACTGTAATGTTGATCACGTTACTTATTGAAATCAATTTCGGTAGTGACGATGTGTACTTAAAACTCGATGCTCTTATGCTTATAATCTGCAACAGTCTCGCTGTAACAAAGTTATTGGCATTCCGCTTATACGCCGACAATCTAACTCGCAATTATTCTTCTGCTGTGAATGATTATCTCACGATTGACACTAAGGAGAAACGTACGATCATGCGACGACACGCATTTCTGGGAAGGATGATTTGCTACAGTATCTTATTTTTCGCTTATTTGGgttcaataacttttatattcacGCCTATGTTTGCAGGCGATAGTGAGAATATCCAAGTTAATGTAACCGCcaagaataaaatttcagaattacCCGTGCCCGTAACATTTTTAGGGGAGTTATGTCTCCCTACGAGTGTATACGTCGTGATTTCTACAGTGCAAGTATTTATAATGATACTTACTTCCACCAGCAATTGTG GTAATGATTCACTTTACTTCGCTATCACTCTTCATGTATGcggacaaataaaaattttaaaaattgaatttcttaAATACGGCATGAAGAGCAAAAACCTAAAtgaagatttttcaatattggtatTAAGACATCGTTATCTAATAAAGCATGCGGAATATTTGGCAGATGCAATAAGCTCTGTTTTACTTATCCAACTGTTATTAAgttgtattattattagtttagtaG GTTTCCAATTGATCTGGGCATTGAAAATGAATGATGCagtcataataattaaaaccaCATCAGTGTTGAGTGCTTTATTGTTACAGTTGTTCTTTTATAGTTGTGTAGGCGATTATCTGAAATGTCAAACGGAAGAAATCGCTAACTCAATTTACAGCTGCAATTGGTACAATTTACCAACGAAATTGATAAGAAATGTTTTGTTCGTCATCATGCGATCGCAACAACCTGTTCAACTGCTAGCTGGCCGATGTTTTGTTGTAAACATTAAAACTTACATGACTATATTAAAGAGCTCACTCTCGTATTTGTCCGTTCTACGAGTAATGATGAATACGTAA